The window TGCTGGAACGCAGACACTGTCCACATGTGATTCACGCCGTCCTCTATGGCTTTGTATAAAGCAAATGCCTTGTGTGCTCCGGTGATGAGAATCATGACCTGagaagaaaaggggaaaaaagaaattaaattggACCTGTGGCCTGTTGTGCAAGGACGACTTACAATTGTGTCAGGAAGATGACGGCATCGCTGAGCAACACAAGCTTCTGCAACTCAAAGCAAAATTCTGACAGGAAAAACCTGCTGATTCCAAAAATATGGTTTAACTGAAATTTTGctcaaacataaagaaacagaaGCAAAACATGGAACACAGGAACAGGACAGATGGTCAATTTTCATTCAGGCTTCTAACCTCTTTCGCATCCATTACAGTCCCCACTCCCACCGTCAGTGCCATGGTGGGCACCTTTGAGAGATCCCCATCAAAGAATCTTGCGTTAGCCATGATAGTGTCCTTTGCCAGGGTCTTCACCCTGGTCCTGGAAACCAGGCTTGAACCAGGCTCATTGAAGGCAATGTGACCATCTGGTCCGATACCTGACAGGACAGGACAAGTAGTTTAAACTTTAACTgcaaaaacatttgatatcaaatCTCAAATGTGTAGTTGGTTATATCGTATTCAAAAACAGCACTGTGACCTCCTGACCTCCGACAAACAGCTCGATCCCCCCGGCGGCTGTTATCTTTTCCTCAAAGGCGTCACACTCGGCCTGCAGGTCAGCAGCGTTGCCATCTAggatgtgtgtgttctctgcTTTTATGTCTATGTGCTTGAAGAAGTTGTTCCACATGAAGGAGTGGTAGCTCTCAGGATGATCTCTGGGAAGGGCTACACAGGATTTTTATGACTGTATATTATGTGAGATCGCAGCTTTCGATAATGCCTCAATGTGTAATCCCTTTATGTTGGGAGAAAATGGGCGGGGACTTACCTACATACTCATCCATGTTGAACGTTTTAACATACTGGAATGAGACTTCTCCATTCTTGTAGTACTCGATCAGTTTCTTGTAACATCCCAGGGGGGTGCTTCCTGAACAGAGGCAAAGGTTCACAAAGCAAATGTGGACTCTTTCCCAAAATGAGAGATCCTATACATTTACTCGTCTTCATTTCAGAGGAAATCgttatattttttactttgctaGATGTATGTGATGGGTGTACCGGCTGTTTTCAATATAAAGTTTACATGCAAACATGTTATCTCACAATAATTATGTGTTTTTCAAAGCTAAAACATTTAGCCAGTTCTTGCAGATCCACACCCGCAGTATTATATCTTTCCATTTAATAGAACTTGTGCTCCTGtaagtacattttaaatatatttccatTATTGGATTATACAGTTTACAGGCCTGGTGGCTATTTCCGCTGCTGACACTGAATCAGCAGATGAGGGGGGAAATCCTGGTCACTTTCTCACTGTTTTACACGCTGTGATACAGGATCCCCTGCACTAAATTATGAATATGATAAACAGCTGTATGGCGCTGAAGGACCCTACTTACCAGTGGGGAGCCCCAGGGTGAAATATCTGTCCGGGCCAGGTTTGAACATCAAAATCTTGTTTCTAATGTACTTGGCAGCCCACTCGCTTGCCTGGTCGTAGTCATTGAGGATGATCAGCTTCATCGTCCTGGAGGGGAAAAAGACAAGGAAGTAGGGGACGGGTTGTCTTGTCTGAAGAAGCTCAGCCTGGAAATAAGGACAAAACACACCTTAATGAGACTTTAGACTCATCAAGGTAACTACATTAAATAAGACCACTGTTCCTTGAGGTGGCTAAACAAGCTTCCTCAAATACTGTGACAACTTTGTCGCAACCGCAACATGCGACCAAAACTTTCACCGTAGTAACAGACTCcgaataaaacacaaagaaaatagtTATTACTCACACCTATTATACCTTGGACTATGTGCAGCTTTTACTCACAGCAGACAGGATCTGGATAGATCATGTGATTCCTGCTTTCGGATGCAAACAGCGCTCACCGCGGAGGTGACGTTCACTGAACTTGCGTTCGACTAGTGTTAGCCAACAGGCTAAGTAGCTAGCTCATTTATTTCTCCTGAGAAAtggaagcagaaaaaaatcccGGGTTGCTGCACACGCGAATATAAATCGGCGAAGACTGCTCCGTCGAGTAAAGTACGccttttaaaaacatcactgTTGTATGCTTAGCGACGTACATCTATCAAGAGCTAGCATGAAAGATAATCACGAGTCTTGAGCTTGAGATGAAAATCATTAACGACACACACCTGGCAGAACGTAGTTGTTGCTAGGCGACAAGATGACTGTATTGTCAATGTAACGTTCAGTGCCTCCCAACGTAACTTttacatttgacacattttgtttttaactcatcTTTATCACCTCATCAGGTTCTTACTTTACCAACCGAGCTACCTTCATATTCAACAAATCATATCTATAACTAATTAAAATAACCTTAAGTGTCATGACTAAACCAGCACACCTGTTGCTAACATTTCAGAAATACTGAGGTCCAGGTACTACAGCATGAATTAAACGCACacttcacatttatttatgtattaataTCTTAACAGTGTGGCTAAACGTTTATCTCTCATACAAAGATCTTAAATTAAGCTTTTTGCCTTACAGCACCATTTTAAGACGCATAATATGTCATGAAATGGCCCCAAATTCCCAGAAATATGACCCAGGATATGACCCTACTTCAGTGGTTGCTAATACCCTGCTAGCTAAACAGAAGTAATATCTCTGTGAAGCCTTATAACGGAACAAAGTAATACATATGGCACAACTGATTTTCAATAACTTTATTAAAACCATATTGTGACACAGACCAGAACATGTACAGAGCacacaacagaaataaataccATCATGTGTACAGCGCTCATTGTCAAACAGGCTTATTGCGGCTGGCTTTTGATTTATGTCATccagaaagagagagggcaTGCTATGTCATCAGAGAGATACCACCAGGAGCTGGGCTCAGTGTGCTAATCACCCTGCCTGCTTTTTGACTTTAGAGTGCAGTTCCTGAAACACTTAAACCTGCTCTGATATACACCCAGGCTGCATCTCAATCTGAAACAACCAGCTCCCCGATCGGCTTTGCTTAGGGAGGCGTTGGGCTGCTTCAATCAAGGTCCATGTCAGGCTTGTTGTCTGTGGATTCTGAGCTGGGGTTGCCCGTGTTCTCGGTCGTTCCCTTGTCTGCAGTTTCTTCCTGGGCTTTCTCCTGTCCGTTGACAGGCCCGTTCTGCTCTGCAGGCGTGTCCTCTTTGGGAAGCTCCACCTTGGGCTTGGGCTTGGTCACAATGGGGTTGCAAGTGGAGAAAAGCTCCTGGGAAATtgcacaaagaaaacaacatgtaATAATTGCTCtaattaaagaaatacaatcaTGTGGGAGATCTAGTAATTGGCCCTGGCCTGACAAATAACTGCAATATAGGCACAATAGTTACCTGTGTTCTTTGAAGATAGTTGACCTCAGTGTTTCATTACTTAAAAACTTAAGATAACTGAAAAATTACTTCTAAATTTCCCTCAAGAGCAATGAAGTATATCTATCTAAAACAGCATATGACCACTTATGGATCTTAAAACCAAATAGTAGCATATAAAATTTGACACATTTCAACACAGATAACCCGCTATCTGATTTCTTACGGTTAAATAATCATATTCTGTTTCGAATTTACCAATGGCTACGATGTTTATCCCTTGAACAAGTCTAGCTGGCTTAAGCAtcttacatatttattttacacataGGGCCGACATTCAGTTCCAATGCTGAACTGAATCCAGAATGCTAAGCATGCATGTGGGAAGCTAATTAGTCAAAGTTCAGGATACACAAATGTGGCCAGACATTTAAGGCAGCGTAGGCATTTTAAACTAATGTTCAGCATTTGATGTGGACTCCCTACAACCCTGATATTTCGCCCTCACATCCTTTGTCACATATAGTGGTTGTGTGCCTGATGCATGTTCCTGTCAGCTCACACTGGGTGTCATCACTCGTAACGTcagagattattttcatttttggtgatCATTGTTGGCCTATCCCGTGTAAAACCAAAAGTAAACATTGATTTATTCAGACCGAGATCTTTTGTATAGCCtaaccaaatgtttttcttgtctAAATCTTCTTACGAACTGCCTTTCCAAAAGGTTTTCCAACAGAAAACCTCTCATTA of the Sparus aurata chromosome 18, fSpaAur1.1, whole genome shotgun sequence genome contains:
- the gnpda1 gene encoding glucosamine-6-phosphate isomerase 1, yielding MKLIILNDYDQASEWAAKYIRNKILMFKPGPDRYFTLGLPTGSTPLGCYKKLIEYYKNGEVSFQYVKTFNMDEYVALPRDHPESYHSFMWNNFFKHIDIKAENTHILDGNAADLQAECDAFEEKITAAGGIELFVGGIGPDGHIAFNEPGSSLVSRTRVKTLAKDTIMANARFFDGDLSKVPTMALTVGVGTVMDAKEVMILITGAHKAFALYKAIEDGVNHMWTVSAFQQHPQTVFVCDEDATLELRVKTVKYFKGMMHVHNKLVESPPSGK